The Gemmatimonadaceae bacterium region GAGGTCTCCCGGCTTCGGAATCGCCGCAGGCGATTGCCGAACCCGGGAGACGCGGCCGAAACGGGCGTTCGTCCCACGGGCGCTTGCTCAGCCCACCCCCAACGCGCAGCTTCGCCGAGAGCCACGACCACAAGGAGACGAGCCAGGTGGGCACGAGAGACCCGCGCGTCGACGCGTACATCCAGAAGAGCCAACCCTTTGCGCAGGAGATCCTGTCGTACCTCCGGGAGCTCGTGCACGTAACCGTCCCCGACGTACAGGAGACGATGAAGTGGAGTTTCCCCCACTTCGACTACAAGGGGATCTTCTGCTCGATGGCCAGCTTCAAGGCGCACTGCGCGTTCGGCTTCTGGTTGCAGAAGGAGGTCGTGGGCGAGGTGGCCGAGGAAGGGATGGGGAGCTTCGGCAAGATCACGAGCATCAAGGACCTGCCCAGCAAGACCAAGCTCAAGGCGTATCTCAAGAAGGCCAAGGCGCTCAACGACGACGGCGTGAAGCGCGCGGCGCCGATGCAGAAGAAGCCGAGCGCCGCGAAGCCCATCGAGATCCCGCCGGCGTTCGCGAAGGCGCTGGCCCGGCATCCGCAGTCCAGAAAGCACTTCGACGCCATGAGCCCCTCGCATCGCCGGGAGTACTGCGAGTGGATCGCCGGAGCCAAGCAGGAGGCCACGCGCGAACGACGCATCGAGAAGGCGATCGAGCAGCTGGCCGAAGGGAAGTCGCAGAACTGGAAGTACGAATCGAAGCAGGCGTAGCAGACCCAATCCAGGACGGACAATGAACCGAGTGCGAGTGTGGGCGAGTGTGTGGCTGATGGCGGCGGCGATGGCGGCGCGCGCGCTGCCGGCGCAGCCGGTGCAACCGCTGCGGGGGGTGGTCTATGACTCCCTGGCGCGGAAGCCGCTGGTGGATGCGACCGTCCGCGTGAGCGGTGCCGCCGCGTTCGCCAGAACCGACGACAAGGGGCGCTTTCGCTTTGACAGCGTGCCCACGGGCCAGGTGGAGCTGTCGGTGGAGCACCCGATGCTCGATTCGCTCGGACTCTACGAGCTGGCGGCCCGCGTGCCGCACGATGGGAAGAAGGAGCATAAGCTCGGTGTCCCCAGCATGGCGACGTTGAGCCGTGCGATCTGCGGGCGTGAGCTGCCGCTCGACAGCGCGATCGTATACGGCACGGTGAAGACACCGGAGAGTAAGCCTGCGCGCGAGGCCGACGTGGTGATCTCGTGGATGGGCGTCAGCCGCACCGCCGGCGGCAAGCTCGGCCAACAGCGGCTGTCGTACGTGACGAAGACCGATTCGCTCGGGCGCTATGTCGCGTGCGGGTTGCCGGCCGACGAGCCCTACACGTTCCTCTCGCGCGGATACGGGGCGGACACCGTGACGACGTTGGCGCTGCAGCTGCCCGCGCGCAGCACGCCGATCCTGCGGCAGGAGCTGATGTTGAGCGCGCCCGTCGTGGCGACACGCACCGATTCGACCAACCCCGACGCGCCTGCACGCAGCAAGCCGACTGGCCCGACCGGCGTGGTGCGCGGCACCGTGCTCGGGCAGAGTGGTGAGCCGGTGCCCAACACGCGCGTGGCGATCGCCGATATCGCTGACGTGCGCACGGATTCCGCCGGGCGCTTCCTCATGCTCGATGTGCCCACGGGGTCCCGGCAGCTCGAAGCGGTGGCGGTGGGGCGCAGCCCGGCGTCGCAGTTGATCACCGTCAAGTCGCAGGACACGGTGGCGGTCACCCTCACGCTCGAGCGCGTGACCACACTGAAGGAAGTGCGCACCGAGGCCACGGTGCTCACCGAGTTCACGCGCGGCTTCGAAGAGCGTAAGAAGACCGGGCTGGGCAAGTACCGCG contains the following coding sequences:
- a CDS encoding carboxypeptidase-like regulatory domain-containing protein, producing the protein MNRVRVWASVWLMAAAMAARALPAQPVQPLRGVVYDSLARKPLVDATVRVSGAAAFARTDDKGRFRFDSVPTGQVELSVEHPMLDSLGLYELAARVPHDGKKEHKLGVPSMATLSRAICGRELPLDSAIVYGTVKTPESKPAREADVVISWMGVSRTAGGKLGQQRLSYVTKTDSLGRYVACGLPADEPYTFLSRGYGADTVTTLALQLPARSTPILRQELMLSAPVVATRTDSTNPDAPARSKPTGPTGVVRGTVLGQSGEPVPNTRVAIADIADVRTDSAGRFLMLDVPTGSRQLEAVAVGRSPASQLITVKSQDTVAVTLTLERVTTLKEVRTEATVLTEFTRGFEERKKTGLGKYRDSTEIANSPSLVASLSSIPSVTARTGRGGIPLVLLPKIASITGGVGQCVARLYVDGRPDAWERVAGLDPKEIAWMEVYVRAALLPAEFQVTTIGDACGVVSLVTKARVAK
- a CDS encoding YdeI/OmpD-associated family protein, which produces MGTRDPRVDAYIQKSQPFAQEILSYLRELVHVTVPDVQETMKWSFPHFDYKGIFCSMASFKAHCAFGFWLQKEVVGEVAEEGMGSFGKITSIKDLPSKTKLKAYLKKAKALNDDGVKRAAPMQKKPSAAKPIEIPPAFAKALARHPQSRKHFDAMSPSHRREYCEWIAGAKQEATRERRIEKAIEQLAEGKSQNWKYESKQA